The window TTTAGCTGTAGGTTTGGTGTTGTTTGTTGTCTGCTATGCAAATGTTTACTCTGTCCTATTTgattatggagttcctttttgattttcttattgtttttagaattgtaaaccacctagccCCATTTTTTTTGAATTTTGGCGGGTTATCAAGTacccaataaacataaacatattggaagccaatgaaaatgaataaatattgaaGTTACACAATCATACTTACAGACATTGCCTAGTGTCTGTAGCTGCCTAAGATATTGCAATACCAGCATACACTATATTCCTATAGTCTAATGAGAAAGCAAGGCATGTATGAAAGTATGTAGTGCAACCTTGTCAAAAAAAACACCTCATAGGACGGATCTGACGTAATACATAAAAACCTTTCTTTAACACCCAAGAAATCTGTTCAGAGTAAATCAGAACCCCCAAACATTTGAAAGTATTCACAACTGTTACTGGTATTCCAGATGCTACAGAAACCATTGCTGGGCAAGGTAGATGTTCTATAATTCACCTGGCAGTAGTTTTGGCAATATTCAACACTGACGATGTTCAGCCAGCCAGCAAGCTACAGCATCAGGACAATTTTGCAAGGGCCCACTAAATTACATTACACTCCGGTTGCAGATATCCTAGAATCTATATTTTACAACGAAATCTGCTGCTCAAAAAATGACTCTCATTAAATTATAAGCCCGACAATCCACTGTttaacaggaaaaaaggcctcaaagagctttaCAGATCTTTAATATGTCTGTTAAAGCTGTATCGGCTGATGATGAAGGCAGGATCTTTTGATCTGATACAGCTTTAACAGACATATTAAAGATGTGTAAGCTCTTTGGGGCCTTTTTTCCTGTTAAACAGTGGATTGTCGGGCTTATAATTTAATGAGAGTCATTTTTTGAGCAGCAGATTTTGTTGTAAAATACAATTTTGCAAGGGGCCAAGGTTCAATGTGCCTAAGGAGACCTTGGTGATGCCAAACTGTTTCCATTTTACAATGATAGATCTGACAGTGCCCAAAAGGATATTCAAATATTGAAACATTCTTATAGCCATATACCCAATCTGTACTTTTGAATAATTTTATCCTGGAGTTTGTTTGGCAGTTCCATGTGTAGCTTGTTTAGACCTTTACATTAAATTCATTTCAGACAATAGAAACAGCTTGACTCTTTCTTCATCTATGAATATTCAAATTACTTCAGCTACCATGATTTGACACAAGTAGCCtaatttcatttattatgggCTTTGTTAAGGCAATTTTGGGAAACTGAGCAATCAGGACTTTTTctggtttcttattcttaattagtTTTGGAATACTTTTATAATTCTTTAATATTgagggggacaattctataaagtgcttGCCAAGTTAGGTGCTAAAATATAGTGCGGTGACCAAATTCTATTAACAGAATCTGCACACCCAGATCCTGTTGTAGAATACAAGTGTAAGTCAGCATTTACATACCAATATCTAGTAATGCCCACTTAagccatgtctatggctggtgtaaatgatcacaCCTAAATATTGGTACAGATGcacacaacttacagtattctaaagTTTCTTGCCTAAGTGTGTAACCCACTTATAGCCTGCCCATATGCAAGCCCCCTTGTAGTTATGTGCTAAAGCACTTGCCACTACTCTGTAAGGTAGCACTTAAGTGCAGTTACACTTATAGCTGCTATAAAATCTTGTTTTAGCGTGGGAAATTATGTGCCAAATTGGCAGCAACTTTTGGCACACTATACAAAATGAAGGGGTGAAAGTCTAAGgtatgttgtgtagatcagtaaacagcaaaatgtgaaaaatgtccaagagtGTAAAGACTTTTACAAGGCACTGTATCAGAGAGGGATGGGGAAGCCATCCCTAGTAGAGAGTGCAGGTGAATCATCTCATGAAGGATTTTGGATTTGGCttacatcttttcagtagtagctcaaggtgagttacattcaggttctgtaggtatttccctgtccatggTGGGTTTGCAATCTTAATATTATATCtgaagtaatggagggttaagtgacttgcccacgatcACCCTGGCTTCCCTAGTTGTCAGCAaggtgctctaagcactaggctactcctccattcatgtctttcagtggtagctcaaggtgaattacattcaggcagagtacgtatttccctgtctccaggGGGCCTATAATCTTCCCCTTACTGAGGACACTTCATAGTGCATCACAATCGATGGCCCTGTTTGTTTCTCCTATTATACATGCTGCCAGTCAGGCAACACAGTATATGCTGTACACTATAAAGACCTATTGGACTCTCCCTCAGCTCAACTCttaatttttttcatttcattgattTCTTGTACAGCCTATGCTTCCAATAATATTACAGAAAGCGGAAACACAGGAAAACTAAGCAAGTTACCAATACACCCTGTCAAAACAATACATCGATTTCTTGTATTTGGTGCCAGAGTGCTAGGTATTTGAGTCTTATAGGCCCCTCTTATTACTGCATATAGCTATACAGTTTTTGGAACTGGTGCAAGTGCTCTAAAAATACCAACGGTCTCCTTCCAACAAACTGGGATTTTTAAATGGTTGCTGCCTCTTCCTCCCACTTAACATCTGCTCTTTCTTTACAGTACCATTCTGTCAAAAGAGTGCACTCAGGTAGGGAGAGGATCAGATAAAGTGGGACAAGACAAGCTGATAACACCACAGAGAGCAAAACATAGGagaaaatgtggcaaaagcaTGAGCACATCtcacaaaaataaaagaaaataatatcATATGTAACATATGAGCATGAGTATACTCATAATAAAGAGAACAATTCCAGTCTTCCAGTGTTTTAATATGGAACACATATATAACCACTAACAATGCCACATTCTAGAATTCTATACTTATTTGGATAAGAGGGAAGACTGGGTTTGCAAGTGAAGAGTAGAAGGGCTAGAATGTTGGCATCCATTAAAAGAATACTCAGCACATTAAAGAGTTCCTTCTGCCCTGGCCAAGGAATTGTTTTTAAGCCTGGTTACTAAGTTTGCTAGTCATTTGCTGGTCATACTTGGATCCTCCCAGACAGGGGGGACTTTGGCTTATATAAGGGTTCTGCTGCCACTGCTGTGGCGTCTTTGCTAAGATAGAAAGGGCATGGACTGCTCCAGCTAGCTCTTCCCGCAGTGCCTCATTCACCAGACGGTGCCTCTGGATCAGGGTCATCCCGTTGAATTTCTCACACACAACCACTACCTTGAAGTGGGTTTCAGACCCCTTGGGGACAGCATGCATGTGGCTCTCGTTGTGGACCTCCAAGTGGATAGGCTGCAGGTTCTGGGTCAATTTGAGCTGGATACTGGACTCCACTGGCCTCTCCATGCCTGGGAATGCTGTGGAATAACACCCAGAAGGCAACACAGCACTGGGAAGTGCTCTGCAAATCCACAGCAGGCGAGAACGTAACATCAAAAAGACAAATTTCCAAagctgaaaaatataaaaatactttCTTTTATAGGAGTTCCAAATATTCCTCCATCGCCCAGATAAAAAAGGTACGTACAAGGAACTCCAAGGCACAAATTAGCTACCCCTCAAAAGAAAGCAGGGGACAATGGAAGGGGGAAGGACCTGGAATGCGTGACACTCAAAGAAGAAACTTTGAGAAAGttagtacttaaaaaaaaaaaaaaaaaagtcatgcttGAGAGACCAAAAACTTGCTTCCATTAAAATAAGACAATAAATATGCCTACCAGACCACTGCAGACTGCACAAGATTGCCAGACCTATCATCTGCTGAAGACTGAGAAACACTAGCTGGCCAAGCTGCTGCACAGGGTTCTTAAATTACAAATCAttagtttctcagtctccacctgtgtCTTTCATATGCTAATGACTCCTAGGTGACAAGTGTACAAATTTgattccaacaaaaaaaaaaaaaggacccagCAATAGTACATGTGGTGCACAAAGACCAATAAACcctggacccaatattcaaaaaaggcGGAGCTCCTAAATCTGTGACatattttcagctgaaattttCATATTAGCTTAGGTGCTTAAAAGTtaggcttataaatttaggcctgccattcatttacctagatttatgagccaaATTATGAGTCTAGTGCTCAAAATCTGTGCAAAGCTCCTTAATGTTTTTTCCTTGCCATCTGCTTTTAACACTTCTACCTTTAAAAGTttaaattttgagtataaatttaggcgctCAGCTCTAATAAATTTTCAGAGAGGCCAAACTGAAGGCATAATTctcaaaggagcccttttactaaacggcaTTAAGCCCTATCTAACATGTGCTTAGCATGAAAAACAGGCTATCGCAAATGAATTAAGTCGTTTTGAGGTATTTGGCCTGTGAGTGCACTAAAGGTTTTTTGGGGAGGAGACATgccatgggtgtggaagcattaacCGACTAGCGAGTTCACGTTACTTTATGTTAATTGGCTGGAGTGGAGTTAACACAGGGAAATTTACCATCTCCTAAATAAgaagcggtaagggcttccacttTTATACAGATACCGCATGTTAATGCAAAGATTAGCTCACGActtgaaaaaaaattattaaagagAGCCTTAAATTGtgctgcattaaggggtccttttactaaagggttggcaagctgcaatgggcttgccatgtgccaatccAAAACTACCGCAGGAGACCAACGGTAGTTCTCACCCTCAGCATGTGCTACTTCCGgcgcaataaaaatattttcagttttgtagtgtcagtgcttacccagcagtaattggtgctgcccagttactgccagcttagcatgggtggcagtaagtgcttccccctgagacagctgcatggcaagtggttaACTTACCCACACCAATTTCTTTTTGAGACAAAAAACAgcctttacccgctgcggtaaaaggaggtctcagcaggcatcaaaaacacatgctgatgctagtgcagttccccttttaccacagcttagtaacaggacctctaaatctgggcttagcacatggggaAGTCCCATGTTATGATGTGTTAAACCCAGATTTCAGTGCactgtagtaaaagggtcccaaagttaGTAGCATAAATTATATGAATATTGGTCTCAAAGATTTTTTGACGTTACTAAGTCaacaaactgttattaaggtagacctgtgggaaagccactgcttatcaatGAGGGTAGATAGCATGTGACCttaattggctactgttggaaatgggacaccgggcttgatggccctttggtctggGTCAGAATGGCAATTCTTATACTTTTATGTTGTACTTTCAAAGTacccctaattagctggaaaataaacatttacatttATTTTGTCCAAAACTTAGAATAGAAGCCTTGTTTATAAATACATCTTTTTACAAGAAAATTATTATTATCCCCTAGTAAAGTATTCAAAAGTTTCAGAATCACAAAGTTGTTATTTTCTTGTACCTCTCGTTCTAAAGTATATTAGAGAAGTTTGGTCTACCAGAGGCCCTCTACAGAATGACCACTGCCATGCCTACACTAGACCTTGCCATGTAGATGACCAATATTGAGCTACTGAAGATGGCTATTCCTTAGACCAATTTGGATTGGTGACGCCACAGGGCTCAGAGGAGAGAGCAGTTCAGCAGCTTCCAATATATTTAGAAGCTGACTCACGTCTAAAGCCGCACAAAAAACATAAGATGTACCACACTGGGTCACACCAAGGtatattgagcccagcatcctgtttccaacagtggcaaccACAAGTTACTAGGAATACCCAGCAAATCCCAAACAGCATATTAAATTCATTGCTGCTCATTCATAAGGATACATGGCAACTTTCCCACCTAATAGCAGGTTACAGATGTATTAGAATTTGAGTGGAATATAGCTTTGGTTCAAATGATATTCTTGACTTTTTCAAAccacttaaggggtcctttttattaagctgtggtataaagtggccttagtgtgcctttACTCAGGCCTTTCCaggacactaaggccatttttactgtggctgtagCTATGCTGTTAATACTACTATTAGCATAGCACACAGTCATTTTTAACAATTACCACAGGAccacttaccatcacctattttgaaggcggtaagggctcctgtgttatccAACTGCTAAATGGATAGCGCAGGaacgcccactctccgccccttaTAATAATACAAAACATTATTTAGCATGTGCACATTTAAAAACTACAATGTGACACTTTAGCGCATCccattttagtaaaaaggccccagaaTAAGGTTTGCAACCCAACTGAACTTCTAAACCGAGATctaaacagccccccccccccccgattcacaAAGGAGGATATTACGGTGTTTGTGGCCTTTTtggaggactttttttttaaatagcagctAACTAGAAAGAAGCTAACAATTCACTACTAAAAGGACAGTATAATGATATCCACATAATCCTAACACCCCGCTGGTCTCTGCCGTTCCTCCCTCCTCGCCTCCCTGTAGAACGGGATCGCCAAATCCATTTAGTGcggaacaattaaaaaaaataaaacaccctTTCCCCAGGCTATACCTGCTTAGAATGCGCTACACAACTTATCTCAtaacaaaactaaaaataaagaTTACACGACACAGTAAAAACATGTTAACACTGAACTAACAACTGCTGTTGTTCACCTGCACCAGAAACAGGGAGGGTCCACGAGCACTTCCGGCTTCCGGGAGCATGTTGAATTCTGGGACATATAGTTTTCACCCTACTAGCTCGCTtccttagggagtcttttactacagattagctcgagttatctgcagcagggcacataggaataaaatgagccctgcaacagataactcgagctaatctattgtaaaagactccctcaggTCGGGCAGCAAGGAGTTTCGAAAACTACAACTAACAGAGTGCTCCGGTGCGGCCATAAGACGCTGGGGGACCTGAGTAGGTGGAAAATTGCTGTGTGAGGCAGCCCTTGGATCGCGTAGTTGTCTGGGTTGTTTTGGTTGGGCCTAAGAAAAACACTAAGAATATATTTTTAGGGTTCTGTACGTATGAAGTAACTGGGAGTGGAGTGGGGAAAGAGGATGCGAGACCTGTGTTTTGCAATGAGCATTACAACCGGCAGGTGGCAGACTTGCTCTACTCCTTCTGCTCCTAGATTtggacactatttatttatttattgcatttgtatcccacattttcccacctatttgcaggctcaatgtggcttacaatataccgttttggcattcgccattccagattagaggataacaattggtgttacatacaagcacatggatgtcataataaaattaaacagacagatataagaagaaaacagtttCGAATGTAGGTAAAGTGaagatgtgttacatttacagttgttgatcattgtggtatgccttgttgaagaggtaggtcttcagagattttcgaaagttaGTTTATATATAGTTTTTAGGTTATTcagtaatgcattccaaagctgcgtgctcaggtaagaaaagcttgacgcatgcattagtttatattttggacctttacagctggagaagtgaagattaaggaatgtgcgggatgatcttttagcgtttctggactagagtgcataccttgaacgcgattctttctttaagtggaagccagtgtaacttttctctcaggggttttgcactttcatattttgttttaccagtttggagtttttttgatgatttgctctttacagccagcgtagagtgcattgctgtaatctaggtgactcagcaccatcgactgtaccaggttgcgaaagatggtccttgAGAAGAAGggtcttactcttttaagtttccacactgagtggaacatcttcttggttgtgtttttcgcgtgactttcaagtgtaagatttcggtcaatggtaacgccaagaattttcagggtgtctgagacgGGAATggaaaagtttggtgtgtttatggtggtgaatttgctcgtgttatgttgtgaggtgagtataagacattgtgttttttctgcattaagtttcagctgaaatgcgttcgcccatgaatgcatgatatggaagctttggttgatgtcgttggtgatttcctttaaatcatgtttgaacgggatatagatcattacgtcatctgcgtatatgtatggattgaggttttgattggctaataacctggctaagggtgtcatcattaggttgaagagcaTCGGCGAtaggggagatccttgagggactccacattcaggtgtccatggggctgatatagtCAAATTAGaaattacttggtatgatcttttggtcagGAAGCCTTCAAACCAGTTAAGAATGTTACCTCCaactctgaagtattctaggatgtgtagtaatattccatagtaacataataacatagtaaatgacggcagaaaaagacctgcatagtccatccagtctgccctacaagataaacttatatgtgctactttttgtgtataccttaccttgatttgtacctgtccttttcagggcacagaccgtgtaagtctgcccagcactatccccgcctcccgccaccggctctgccacccaatctcggctaagctccttaggatccattccttctgaacaggattcttttatgtttatcccacgcgtgtttgaattctgttaccgttttcatttccaccacctcccgcgggagggcactccaagcatccactactctctccgtgaaaaaatacttcctgacattttcttgagtctgcccccccttcaatctcatttcatgtcctctcgtttatggtcaaccatgtcgaaggcactggacatgtcgaattgtaggagaagtatgttattgccagttgcgatagcttgtttaaatttagtcaagagagtaactagtactgtttcagtgctgtggttagaccgaaattctgattgggagttgtgaagtattgaaaatttaattaagtagttggtgagctgtttagtcaccataccttctgttagtttggttatcagaggaatagatgctactggtcgatagttggttaagtcacttgtactttttttgcgtctttgggtataggggtgagtaaaatgtttcctctatcctttgggaagagtccattttgtagcatatagttcaagtgcttcgtgaggtctgatatgaattgttgaggggcaagcTTTATAAGGttgttagggcatatgtctaatttgcagtgagccTTGACGAACcttttgagcatttgggagaCTGAATCATCTGATAGTGTATCGAAGGTCCAGGTTCTGTCAGCTGAgtgttcaccaggggttgggtctagacagtcaaggagttttacGTAATCGATGGTATTGGCAGGTATCGTGACTCGTAattttacaattttctttttgaAGTATTTCACAAGATTGTCTGCTGCTGGTGTGTCTGTGCTGTTAGAAGTCACAGGtgtagtatctagtagtttgttcacaagttggaaacGTTTATGTGTATTCTTGTggtctggtccaattttagttttgtagtatgatcttttagtttgtttaatggtgtatttgtattttctttgtagttgcttccaagCATTGAGTGCggagtcatctttctttttattccatgctcgttctaacctgttgcagggcagagggagcacggaacgagcggagccgacaggcgcgcggcaccccccccccccagcggcgtgcacctggggcggaccgcccccaccgcccccccccccttggtatgccactgcattttattcctatggatccTGCTTTAGATAACTCGAGttgatctttagtaaaagaccccctatatgccAACAAGATAGGGCCACTGCCTCACCCAGGAGGTGAACACGTACAGGCTAATCCTGTACTGGTTTACCCTACTGCACATGTATGAAGAttttttgtggggtgggggagaattTCGTGACTCCATGCAAGCAATTGAGGGGGGTGAGCACAAAACAAGGATTGGGCCACCTTGTTCTGGTCCATTTGGGTATAGTAGGCTCAAAGGAGGAATAGCTTCAGTGCAGAATATTGAATATCCTTCCTCATAGGAACCAGTGTTGTGGGTGCTTGAtcactcccaatattgagcaaactcctgactgtgtccagggagggttaATTTCCATTCGGTTTAGCACCCTCtatcattttcaaaagttggctcctatggccttCATACGACTTTTTATTGTAATATCAATATATAAATCAATTTCTCTTGCTGTATTTGCCATCCCGTCCCTCCCTGCAACCTTtccccattttttaaaatccttcCCTGACTAGATAAGCCAATTCACAAATGTTTTGACAGAAGAAAGTCTGTCAGGAAGACCAGGTGAATGCAAATGACTGTTTGAGAACCCTGCCAAGACAAATAAGagacaaaaaaacaaattgaCTACTGTtacccaccttggataaaggcaggatataaatgtagtaaataaataaataaataataaactgaTGCCGATTATTTGGAGCAAATGTTAGAACCTTACCTATTTTTTGATATGAAATGCAGAGTTGTACATGTAAATCAGCATATTAGAACAGGTGCTACTTATAAGTATAATAGGGCAGCACACAAAGATATTCAGTTGGTGTGTTCTGGGTGGGCCTTCCAGGTATACACATCTACCTAGGACATTTTTACACAGTAGCATTTACACATAATGCCTAgttaacttctcttctggacctGGAGCTTAAAGGGGTGCTGGAGAGAGGTAATGTAATGTGCTTGCCTTTCTCCTATTCCAAACCATCTCACATGGAAGAAAGTTTTATTTTCAGAGGATGTTTCCCTAATCAGTTCTCTTGGACACTCCTACCCgaactgagataacatttaatcatctctctgacttcatatgcagcttttttttttgttacatttgtaccccaggctttcccactcatggcaggctcaatgcggcttacatggggcaatggagggttaagtgacttgcccagagtcacaaggagctgcctgtgcctgaagtgggaatcgaactcagttcctcagttccccaggaccaaagtccaccaccctaaccactaggccactcctccacagcccAGGCTGTCACTGTCAGGCAAGGTCCTTCCTGGTGGCCTAGTATCCCCCCAAGCCCCCACACCCACATGGACACCGAAACAgtgagggggggctggaggttcactCCCCCTAACACCCCTGTCCCCAATAGAAGAGGGCTGGAGgtcaccggacctccagtcctcACCTGGTGatctagcaaccccccccccccccccggtagtcTAGTGGCTCCGAACCCTCCCCCCGTACCTTTAGAGTTCCCCCCTTATATGGTatggaagccccacccagtgcatcccaggatgcactgggcagggcagggtgctgccattttggaggcagcactGGAAACAGGAGGCTGTGCTACTCCTTCTTCCAGCATCTAAAGgtatggggagggagagggttcggggctgctagaccaccaggtgtagACTGGAGGTCCAGtgacctccagccctctcttctgttggggggtgtaggggggctggaggtctaccagacatctagcccccccccccgtatcggtgtctgtgggggcttggggggcactagaccaccagagccttGCCTTtggggggggtctgggggtccttggaatgtttgacaggttcaagcttttttttgacagcctggatctgtgaaacaagtgtgggaggattgtgcctggtgcATGCccaggtacaatcctcccacGCTGTCCCCCAATGATCAACACTAATaacgtgcctatatttgcatgttattaacgttggtcattggggagttaattcctcGCATTGTTTCGGAACAGCGCGGGGAACTGATTATCAAGTTATATACTAGTATGAAAATAAAGGtcataaatacaaacaaaataaagAGAGAAGATTAACAACACATTTCTAGATCAGCTTTTGAGAGTTAAAGCCCCCTTAGACCAGGACAGAATAACCAAAAGatgacaatatttatttatttttatttgttgcatttgtatcccacattttcccatctatttgcaggctcaatgtggcttacatattaccatgatggcgatcgccaattccggtatgagaaatacagagtggtattgtgttaaggttcataagtgacagagtaaattaagtagTCGAGGAGaaagagttattttttttttagttacatttgtaccccgcgctttcccactcatggcaggctcaatgcggcaggcaatggagggttaagtgacttgcccagagtcacaaggagctgcctgtgccaggaatcgaacttagttcctcagttccccaactctggtatgagttttgttgtgtagcaggATTCAGGTGTTGAggttggatcattatggtatgcccttttgaacaggttgtttttttttttttgccaaatatttttattgaaatttgttTTCTCTAAACAATAGTTACCTCAACCGatattacatattgagtgaataaTCAACACTGAACAGTTTACAAataagcccccccctcccccctcctctaatGTCTAAGCCCACAGTAGTATTGAAGGTCGATGAGGACATGCTCAAATGTAGAACATTCACAGTCTTGGAACAATCAACTTAGGGGCATCCAAATCTATTCCACTTTGTGCTCTCCATGCTCTATATCGTTCCCATTGCACATTGAACTTCATTAAATGTCCAGATCTTATAGCTGTCATTTTGGACATTTGATAAAGGTAGTCCATTTCCGGacgtttgttaggtcatgcattgctttcatgacgtttggaagtgcattccatagttgtgtgcttatataggagaagctggatacatatgttgatttatattttagtcttttgcagctagggtagtggaggtttaggtatgcgcgtgttgacctttttgtattgctggttggtaagtctatgaggtctgccatgtagactggggcctcgccgtgaataattttatgaaccagggtgcagcaGTGacctagccacaggtgggccggggcccacccacttagagctcaggcccacccaacagtagcacacgtttagcggtagctggtggggatctcaagctctgccagctgaagacttcccccccccccgatggtaacgaaaatgctattctccatgataccggcacctgtgcatgcacagttttcagcgcatgcctgctgcagaccgccaaggtggaaagaagcattttcctgacagctggtggttggggggtgggagagaacacttggtgcccgcccacttcttgcctaggccaacccaaaatctgttgtctggctacgcccctggggtgcagaccttgaacgcgattcactctttgattgggagccaatgtagtttttcttgtaagggtttggcactttcgtatttcgtttttccaaatatgagtctggctgtggtgttttgggcagtttggagtttcttaatgagaATACAGAAGTGAATCTTTTAGAAATTCTTCACATCACAAGGAGTTATTATTTCTCTACtttctccccttttacaaagccactctagcagctgctggtgcactaatgccgacaccgCCCACTTTGAATGGGCGGTGTCAGCATTGacacacggctttgtaaacaggggtttGTTTTATTTAAATGTAAGAAGTTGCTCTGGATAGTTATAGTTTACATTGGAATCTTTCTGTAtttaataacta is drawn from Microcaecilia unicolor chromosome 14, aMicUni1.1, whole genome shotgun sequence and contains these coding sequences:
- the BOLA1 gene encoding bolA-like protein 1 isoform X1, which produces MLPEAGSARGPSLFLVQLWKFVFLMLRSRLLWICRALPSAVLPSGCYSTAFPGMERPVESSIQLKLTQNLQPIHLEVHNESHMHAVPKGSETHFKVVVVCEKFNGMTLIQRHRLVNEALREELAGAVHALSILAKTPQQWQQNPYISQSPPCLGGSKYDQQMTSKLSNQA
- the BOLA1 gene encoding bolA-like protein 1 isoform X2 gives rise to the protein MLRSRLLWICRALPSAVLPSGCYSTAFPGMERPVESSIQLKLTQNLQPIHLEVHNESHMHAVPKGSETHFKVVVVCEKFNGMTLIQRHRLVNEALREELAGAVHALSILAKTPQQWQQNPYISQSPPCLGGSKYDQQMTSKLSNQA